The region AAGCATGTTTTTGAAATGCTCTTCTATTTAAACACGATTATTATTAAAAAGCCAGGATATGTGAAAGAGTTTTCATACTTTAAGAGCTTACTTAAAAActggaaagagaagaaaataacaTCTAAACGATCTTTTTACGGGCGCAGCCATTGTATTCAGGCAAGATATAACACCATGGCTTCTCACGGCCAGTGGCATTCCGTAACCGCTTTAGTGCATGGTTGCTTTGCTGAGGTCATCATTTGTTGAGGctattgtttatgttttatagCACTCAAAGGagatttatgtacagtacatagaTAGTATTCCACCTGATCCAATGCCTCATCCCTCAGCAGGTGCAGGTTATCAGGGTCAGCACCTTCAGTTGGGCGTCCTCCAGGCGATGAGGTCAACCTCCATCTTCTCACTGTCACGTCATGTCATCACTGAAGGACAGCAGGTTCTGAGAAGCCGAGCATCTAAGCAACTGGAAACCAGCATCAGGCCTGTTTATCTCTACATGAAATGGTGCTGGAACTGGATGGAAGGCAAGGCTTAGTTTCCACTGGTCTGGATCCTTTATAAATTTAGTAACTGAATAAATTAACTGAACTAAgaaatcaattttcatttataatgtATATTACTTCCTGATTTTCTTGACTGAAGCTAAATACTCATGAATAACCTTAAATAAATCTTAAAGGTTCTGATTGGAAATTACTTGCCATGTAAATCCTTCGAGATATTTTAGAAATACAGTAATAAGATTACCATTTACATAAATTGCTGACGAAGGCAGTAAGCTGAAATGTTTCTATTCTTTCAACTTCTTTATCGTAAACTGTTGCACATCATTTACGATATGTGCTGGGGACGCCGtcagttcagaaaataaattgaaattcaaGTGATAAATTGTAAAAGGGCCACAATACTCCATGAGAATAGTTCAATTGGAGAAACAAAGTTCAATACATTTAGTGAACAGACTCTATTTAAAAACGAATTGCCCCGAGCCCTGGTGTGCATACACCTGAATAAAGGGACAGCAGGAGTAAAGGTGCCAGTGGTTGGATGTAATGGTCATGCTCATCACTGACCTCTGGGCCCCTGGCCCTGCAGGGCTGGAGCCCCAGGGTCTGGGGCAGCTGAGGGGGTAACACAGCTGCTGAAGAGCCCCAGCTGGCAGCCCGTTCAGACTCCACGCCATCTGGATGAGCAGTGAGCGCACAAGCCCCCATGACAAAGCTCAAAACTGAGTCACTCATCCAAACTCATTCAGACCAGGGGGAAAAGCAAAGTGCTGTCATTACAATGCGCTAAATGATTCAGTGCAGATAAAATGCGATGAAGACGCGGGAAGATCAACCTAGTTCCAACTGTCACGAAAACTGCATGATGAGATCATGTTCAGCATAAAGAAAAGGGAGACTGCATATCCAGATCTGGGCCAAATGCAAAGTCGGAATACTTCTACCCTTTAGACGCAGGCAACCTTTGAATAAAGAGCTATCGTGAGAACTGCCAGTGGACCGTGTTATAAACCAAACATAAAACCGTATGAAAGAATTGCACTCTGACCACTGTTGAAAACAGATGTTCCCTTTAAATTAAATCTTGAATTTTACAGATGTCTAAATGGTAAATAAGCAGGTATATCTTCAATTATTTTATCCATTACTTTATACATTGTACAACTGACAAAAGGCTTGCTTAAACAGTTGCATTACCCATCAATATAGCTTAAGCAAAATTTCCCTGCATCACAATGCTATTAACTCCTGAGAATTTATGTACCAAAGCCAACAGTTCAAACTCAGACTATTTCTTCAATTCTCTTGAGGAAGAACTTGTATCAGttttgagattttttaaaaaatccagggGTTACCAATTACATTTAAGAATGCCTGAATGAACAGGATGAGCCAGCACAGAATTCACGCAACCTGGAATGATAATTAACCTGGCTTTCTAAATACTGTTTACAGAAcgcataaaatttaattaaacaaagctgcagattttgaaaaaaaaggacagaccACACACATGTTCACGAATCTGAAAAATGCTTTAATGCCTTGTAGCACATTTTATGACCTGGGTCTCTCCTTCTTGCCTTTGTAGAGAGCCAGCAGGGACACGTTTGCCACTTTGACCACCTTAAAACGCACACCAGGGATATCACCGACGGCATGGCCCTTACGACCAAATCCTGCCACCAGAACTTCGTCGTTTTCCTGAAAAGATGAGATTTGGGCACATACTGAATGTCCATAAAGAAAAAAGCAGCCAAAGTGTTTTGTAGACAGATAAACCTTTTTGGCCTCAAAGAAACAGTCAAGTCACTCAAAAAGAGAGCGGGTGTCACATCTACTCAGAATGCATTAGTGTGTTTCTAAACTTTTCCAACTTAGGAGCACATGCTCCTAGGAAAAAATATCAGTGAAGAGCGCTGTCAAATGACTTCTATAGCATGCTGAAAACACTAACAGCAAAACATCGACACATCCAGGCCATGTCTGGCTTCTCGAGTTGGATCGGCTGACAACTGACCTCAATGAAGTTCAAGCAGCCGTCATTGGGGACGAAGGCCGTGATCTTCTTGCCATTCTTGATCAGCTGGACTCTGACACACTTTCTGATGGCAGAGTTGGGCTGCTTAGCCTCAACACCTCTGCAGGGGAGACACAGGGAGGCTCAGCATTTACAAGAACATTTAACTGATCCAAACATTAAGAGAGCACAACCATATTAAAAGTACTTTGTGCACTTGCTCCACATTTGAACAACTTCTGAAAAATCTGCTGAGGACAGAAGTGCATGAACTGTTGATTAATTCACTCACACTTTCTCAAGGACGATTCCCTTGGCATGGGAAGCTCCTCCAAAAGGATTAGCCTTCAAGGCTGTGCCCAGGTGAGCCTTCTTGTACTGCTTGTCATGCCATTTCTGCTCACGTCGATGGTTACGGAGCTTTCTGGCGGTACGCAGTCCACGACACTTGCCTGCAGAACAGGGGGTAGAATAATGGAAAAGAAATTATGGCCACTGGACAGCACTCAAATCTACAGGATGCCATCAGATTACTGTTGGTCAACATCTGCTGGAGTGGAGGGGGTTTTGAGACTTGTAAAACAAATAAGCCGAAGTTTGATAAAATATGGACTAACACCATCTTATCTGATTTACACTATCGTGTCCCCATTTCATTATGGAATTTCTGTGTAACCGATTTGTTATTCATAAATTCAATAACAAATCGTGGGACATTACATCGCAAGCAAAGCAAGTCGCCCAATTCTGCACGGAGGAGGTAGAAGTTAATGTCTAGCAAATTATTTAAGTGCATTTAAGTAACCATCAAGCCAGATTAGACGAACAGCTTAATTAGACTACATTGAGTGATTTGATAAATAGAACATTTAAATAGGGAATATAAAATACTGCAGTAACTTGTCGGACATTTTAAATCGAGCAAGCTAACAATCCATGCCATTAGCTGACGATAACCGTTATCGTTCTGGCTAAATAATACGCGCTAATCCGTTAAACCGCACCGCCCAAGTATTAAAATAGTTATAATTTAAATACgcattataatatattaattatgaTAGTGAACTTGGGACAGGAAAAGACAAAATGCGAAGCCAAATGACGGGCCGCGAAGGTAGTCACGCCAGCCTGCATGGCCGCTGTCCACGTTTCTCGGTTAGCCAAAAGCTAACTAACATAAAGCTAGATTTATTTGAGGTTTTAATTATAACTGGTCGGGTGATTTTTTTGTGAGGACTTATTATAACCTATTCAGAATTCATCTGATTGCTAGGAAGCAGCTGatgtatggaaataaaatacattttcaactcAAAAAGGAACCTACCCATGTTTGTCGCCTCAGAGCCTTAGCAGGAAAGAAAGTTTCCCAGAAGTCCACGCGCCAATGTCTTATCCGAGGACCCAAAGTAGGAGCATTGAAAGCGCCtatttgttgttcttttttatttttacaacagATCGTAGTTCAATTACTGAGACAAATATACgcaaattaaacaattacaGCGTCATCGAactttgtattaaatatatttcgTCAAACCCAGCAGTTTCCAATATAGCGTGTCCTTCTATGTGCCTGAATAGAAAGGATCCGAAGACAATAGACGTAGAACTCAAACCAACAAAGAGTATGGGGCGTACACCGAATCGAAACATTAATAGTGTATTTATACAGTCTATAATTTTCTCTCGGAATGGTATTGCTGTTCCATTTGTAGGTTTTGCGCTGCATCACTAGAAGCTGTGTTAGCAAACGAGGTAGCAGGAGGCGACTCGCAATTGGATGGTATAAAATTACATGCAATGACAATCGGTTTAAAATAACACCTTCCttcaaagtctttttttaattgaatgtttaTTAAAAGAGTTGGTTACATGTTTATCCACTAGCCCCGTGGATGTAACCAGCCCGAAAACACAAAGCAAGACTCTTATTACCACTCACTGAACTGTCATAAACTGAATTTGCATGCTCGCTGCTTGGGTACACCTCTACCTTGGACAGTATGTTGAATTAAATGTGTCTAGGCCAAAATTAAAGCAGCCTGACAGCTAGGAAAGATAGTTACAGTTGCTGACTGGCCACGTGGCATGTGCTGAAACAggtaatgaaatacaaatgccAGTGCCACTTTAATAGCTCGTGCTTTGCTTCCAACTAGTCCCATACAATTTGCCAGACCCGTGCTACATTGTTAACCTGCGATGtagttaattaaaatgaacagataATGAAACTAAATCGGGGACGATTGCTATctatattttaagaaaaatactAGATGTGTGAGTAGGTCGTAATATAAAGCCtaactttttgttttatccACATTTTTACTCTAATGGGAGGATGCTGCATGTACAGTGTTTAAGATTACCATAATCTTTTGAGTAGTGCCATACCGGTGATAGATTCTTTGCAGATTGGAGGCATAGATGCCTAAGTGCCACTAGTACATCTGCTAATGAACAGCCCTGAAGTGTTTCCATTTCGGTAATGCTCACATTACCGTCGCCCTTCATCCAGTAAAGATTACTCTTATCTCCTCTAATTCGGCTGTGAACTATGGCGTGCCAAGGACTAAAAACTTAAATCGCAGCGCTTTACAAATGGGACAAAATATAACGGTACGTATTCGTTTAGCCTACATACACAAAGCCTATATATAGTGAAGTCCGtcagtatttggacagtgacattttttgttgttttggctctgtacttccgtacattacatttgaaatgaagaTGAAGTGCAGACTAACAactttaatttgtgggtatttacatccatatagGGCAACCATGTAGCAATTACAcccctttttataaatagtcccatCATTTTGGGAGACCAACTTAGACAATTGGTTGCTCAGCTGTGgcttgttgcatcattagttcatgtgaaggaaaaagaacaagaagTATAGTTGTTTCTAGGTGGGGAATTTggatttggagtctgttgctcttgtctctcaacatgaggaccaaagaagtgtcaatgccagtaaagcaggctaTCATGGGGTGggaaaatcagaataaatcgaTCAGACTTACagtagccaaaacattgggtgtgtcaaaatcaatagtttagaagcaagaatgcactggtgagctcaatagcaaccaacTTGGTAGACTGTGGAAGActactgtagtggatgaccaaaaaatacttttaattgtgaagaaaacctcttttcagctgtcaaacagatcaTGAACACTCACCAGGATATAGGCATAGATGTGCCAGagactaaaataaagataaaactacaccagcataacctcagagggttcagtgcaagatgcaaaccactggtaaacCTCAAGTATAGGACGTTCATCTCAGAGTTAAGAAGAAAGTATGACCCCCCTCATCTTTGAAACATGGTTGCatggtgttatggtttgggcatgtatggcaaTCACTGGAGCCGGCTCGCTTGCCTTTACTGATGgagtgactgctgatggcagcatcagaattaattctgaactgtacagaaacaccttatctgctcagatccaaccaaatgcctcaaaactcattggacagcgcttcaccttgcagcGGGACAATGACCCCAGGCACAATGCGGAAGCAACCATGaaccaaaaagtggaatgttcttgtcTGGCCAAGTCAAggacctgacctgaatccaattgaacatgcaatTCACTTGCTGACAAGACCAATTTctatataaatatgtgtgtgtgtgtgtgtgtgtaagagaggatgggagagagagagagagagagagagaaatgtatacattttacacttttaagcctgtaatttaaaaattcactgAGTTAATTTCACTGAACGGGAGTGACATAAATACatgttatataatttattacTTAAGATTTACTTTGTTCATTTGACCATATAAATCATATTTAGGACAAGTCGAAATCTGATTAAATTGCCTACTTGTGCACTTTAAAATAGTCTCATTTGTCATATTTCCTGCATGTGATAATGCTGTATTTCTAAAAATCAGGAGGCATTGTGGGATGAGGAGTCATTTTGGCAGTATGGCATACATTTATAGAAGGCACCAATTGGGTCCATTGAAAAGCCTGCAGGGGAGCAGCTAGGATGTAATTCCTTTGGTTTGCTATGTCTGTTTCGTCACATGTACATTCTGCTTCATTAGACAATCTTGTTCAGCTGCAGGGCTTTTCTGCAGATAACACACATCTCTCTTGTGAATTAATTTCAATTATTGAGGCAGCTCAGTGTAAATCTAGGTCACGTTATCAGGGGTTTTGTTCTCTGTCTTAAATGGAAAAATGCCTCCATTATTCTGACCTTGAGTGTTCTGATCATTGACTGATTTGTTTAGATATGGGTATTGGTTTAAAAAACTGGGGTTTGGGGAAGGAGGTTAAATCAAGTAAGGGTATATTTCTGTGCTGCCAATTGCTCCGTGTGTGCctctgtctgagagagagaaaaggggggtggggaggggagggagtgggTGTGCCTGTGACACATGATTatcttccccctctctgtccatTGGCTGCTGCATTTGTCAATCAGTGAGCTCAGGTTTCGGCTGTGTTATCAAAGCAGATTATGAAGCAGTCTTCATCTGTGGCAGCCTCATCTGGTCGTCTTCATGGCAAAACacaagctgtttttgttttttgcattattgttttttctttttcttcagctTTCATTATCCTATGATCAAGTGCCTGCTATTGTGGAGACCAGGTAAGTGTGGCAATTTGAACTGTGTTTGATAGTGTAAGAATGAGAGAGTGATGCTGTGTGgatgatgtgcagtgtgagtctTTTAATGCCTGTTAGAGACCTCAGTAAACAAACCAGGAAAAGAAAGTACagttgaaaaatgaatttctgaatCTGTAAAAACCCAAGCTTGTCTCTATTGGTCAGCCTGAATAAGCAAGGGGGATTCTATTCATCTGATGCTGTTTTCTTCCTTGTAGTTTTACTGAAACTCTGCGATGATTCTGAACGAGGCTCTGTCAATGAAATACAAGAGAAAATCCATCAGTGTTGGTCTGTAGGAATCAGTTTACAGTGCAAATCCATATATGTGCTACAGAAATAGGAAGGGATGGAAGTCAGGGTTGTGCTGAGCCAGACTCGTGTTCTCTGTGGTTTCCCAGGTCATTCTTACATGGAATGTACTATTGAAAATCAAACCCTTGAGATTGTAGGCacactgctgtttttaattGATTCCTAGATGGTGAACTAATTGTATGGCTGATGCTATTAACTGGTTGAacagaagtaataaaaatatttgagctGCACTGAGAttattatgaatgtttttttaaataaataatattaatgggTAACACATTTAATAGTTACTTGACAAGTTAGGCCTGTCTTGAGgggttttattttcctttccatCATGCCCCtgataatttttaaataagtgatTTTGATATTTGTCTGAATGTGATATTTCATgctgtatttattgtttatttatgtattatggATGTgtattttaactgaatttaGATAGGGTTGTGCACATGCTTTCGCTCGTCACCTGTAACTTAACCATGTGAACATAAACCTAGTTATTTGCTTTTGCCGTAAAAAGAAAAGCactatttgaaaaatgtcagttaACCCAGTTGTACTTATTCCTGTTTTTGGTATTTGATCATTGATAAATTTCAATATTACTTGGAACCCCAAGCAACCTTATGTGGAAATTCAGTGCAATGatcaatgaaatgtattttatttctgaaagactaaaaaccatttaaagtgattttgcatgctttttctgttttagttGGCATCTCTAGATTTGCTTGACATGGCAGATGCATTAACCATATATTAATGTACATTAACTTATAAATTAGCATTATTTCAACACATTATCAGAAAAATAACTCTTCTTGAAACTACTCTACTTTtcttatgtaaaataaatgttgcggtgcgtttaaaatgtaaaatcccCCGGATTTTAAGAATGCAATGCAGCTTGATCACTGGAAGAGTGGAGACAGGTGAACTTGGCCTTGAACTATTGTTTTTGAACGTGTTCACATTTCTCCTGTCCCAGcgctcacattcacatttatgaacTGAAGAGTCCTTAGGTCCACCAGCGCTGAAAAATGGACATTCCCATAAATACCGTTTCATTGGAACTGTGTTAGATTTtctatacaaataataaaattaggAAATGGCAATCCTTGCTAATCCCACTGCTGTCTTCTAATTAGAGATGATTGCAGAAGGGATATAAATTCAATGGGTTTCATTCTTACTTTGAGGATCATATGATGCAATGCACTGAAAAGTCACCTGTgctagaaaaaaaatcacaatgtgGTTCTTTGTCACCTGAAATATCTGTGAAATCTATAAATATTTGCAGTCCTGGTGATAGTTTTTTATTAATTGAACTTTTACTTATTAATTCAGCTGGAAAGTATTTAACTCATTCTATAATTCTACAGCTATTAAATTTACTTGTAGATTTCAATGAATGAAATACAGTATCTGGTGGAAAGAAATCCAGGTTGAGAATTCAGGGGCAGAAACAAGATGGCAGATTGCCATTACTCTGATTACCAGTAGGTGGTGCCTTGAAGCCAAAAGTAGTGAAATCCCCCAAAATATAGCCCCTTCAGTTTTGGCATTTTGTACTTTATTGTCAAATTGCAGTGTATCTGATTGATGTTGAATGCTTTAATATGATATTTTAGTAACTTGTGTTCTTTAAGCACAATGTATTACCGAGATCTGACTGTGATAGGAAATTAATTCCTGCTTCAAATTTAACCATTTGGTTTGTTCTCTTACGATATTCATTCTACAGCTTGGGTGAGTGACTCAGACATTGAAAAAAGATGGTGGAATGCATCTTGTTTCTTGTTTGATTATGTAAGAGTGATCCATGTGAGAGTTGACTGCATGTGAGCGTATTCATGCagtataaatgcacatttatcaTGCTCTTGTTTGAAACATCCCCCCCATATACAATTGGTGCAATATTTCACATGCTGATTGCTGATTTATGAATTATAGaacaataacatttaaaaaagaaaacctaaacaaaaaatgtaatattttctgCTATAGAAAACATGATAAATTTGATGTCACTCATTATGAAACATGAGAGTAGTTATACTCTGGTGATCATAATGACATTACTGTTACTGTAATATAAATACGATCAAGGATTACTGGCAAATAGAGATTCATTAATCTTtcccataaaatacattttaaaaatgattacagcATTAACAAGAAATGGGGAATCTAAACTACTTCACATTATGTGGGTATATGTTTTTAGGTGATTTTGCGAAGGGACATTACTTTAGTGGTTTAGTTTAGGAAACTGTGTTATCTTTGAAtttcttagtttttttgttgtccttTTTGTGTAATTGCCTCCAGGACCTCCTTGCAGGTGTCACAATCCGTATTTAATCTTTAAAAGGAGGTTCAGCAAGCTGAAGTTGAGAAATTGGTTGGAAAATAATGAGTCGCAAAACTGGCTTTGACAACCTTTTGATGTGGCTGGGTTTTGGTGTGCTTATTCAGGACTGTCTTTTGCAGAATTTGCaacatttctcaaaataatacaaaaaaacgtCCTAGTTTTCAGTACCGTGAACCGCATTGTGTAAAAGTCCCGAATGATCATAAACAGATTGTTGGAGTGCAATCGGAACAATGAGGATCTGCCCTGTTTATGATAGAAATTGTCCGTTTATCTGCAGTAGTGGCCTCATTGTATGGTGAGGATGCGAAACGAGGGCCAAGCCTTTTcaggatttcatgccaacttctgccaGTAGTTATTCATTTAGCACATTCATCATTTGCTCTGGCATTTTCTGACATAGTCATGGGCTACAGCTGCAGACAGGATATGCATCTGCGGTGACAACGTTTACTATGGTGTGGTCCTATATAGGAATGAACCAGCATTAGTGTTCACAGACGCTTCTGGAATTTAAGCCAGGATTATtatttggaacaaaaaccataCACACTGGCCGTCATACAGCTGGAGCTGTGCACCCCTGTTGTAATGTATAACAGCATGCCAATCAACGACAAACTCCATTATCCTCCACATTTCCTGGTCCCTCATCGATCTGTTATTGAAGCTCTGGAATATTGTCATAGCTAATGTTccagtaaacacattttttgtcatgtcCTTCGGTACTATGGTGTCCTTTACTTTAATGTATTTTGGTCACATATCTTAAACTCCACCTCTTGAGAGCTGCAATTTCCAtaggtttttgtggtttattttcaaTCAGCGTCAGTTTAGGCCTCTAAAAAGGAGTATAGATGCACACCAAAAACAGTGGCCCTCTTGAACTGAAATTTGAGAGCCCTGATTTCTGTGCGTAGTAACAGTATCCAACAAAAATCCATTTTGCTTGGTGACAGTTTCCACGTGGCACTTGTGAAACCCAGTGGATGTGCGCTAGGAATGCTGGGACTTAGTGAGAGATGTTCAGGAGGGAAAGAAAATCTGTATTAGTAACTGGAGACATATTTCCTCAAGGGCATTGGGCACAGTGGAACCATGTAGGCCAGTATGGACTTTTAATCTGATCAAATTTGATTTGGAGGAGCGCTGGGGTGCTGAGCCAAGGAGCGAATTTACACACAACTTTTAATCTGCTTCCGTTATCACCAAATAAAGGCGACGCGTTGTGTGTCAGCGGGACGGTCAGCACACTGCGATT is a window of Anguilla anguilla isolate fAngAng1 chromosome 13, fAngAng1.pri, whole genome shotgun sequence DNA encoding:
- the rps23 gene encoding 40S ribosomal protein S23; the protein is MGKCRGLRTARKLRNHRREQKWHDKQYKKAHLGTALKANPFGGASHAKGIVLEKVGVEAKQPNSAIRKCVRVQLIKNGKKITAFVPNDGCLNFIEENDEVLVAGFGRKGHAVGDIPGVRFKVVKVANVSLLALYKGKKERPRS